In bacterium YEK0313, one genomic interval encodes:
- the sauU_3 gene encoding putative sulfoacetate transporter SauU: protein MSQSIPSQSRPASADAAGNRDKVALAMFVVLLLSYVVNAMDRQLFSVLATDVRRALDLSLPQVGLASTIFTLGMGLAGIPTGYLLQKMSRLGVSILGLIIFSVATLLTAYASGLADLLVYRFVSGLGEAMQLTAILAIGTTYFVNHRAMAASSLNFTFGIGAVVGPNIGAAILNATHWQMPFIVFGLAGIPVLLLTLLFVRPWFSEARAEEDLSAAGREEDAAESLWAPRPVLLAAATVFAGLSIYGYLGLYPTYLREAVGFSPREAALAVSCYGFGALFSLIGGWSGDRFDYRKLLVASLLVAAASGGLLFTELSRSLPLHMLLSFIFGVTISGMVYANLSAGIIKSVVRRKAAQASGLFVAALYIPAAFAGYILGSLKNVVGWTPAGAGQLAGCAVIAALLCLMTGRLRSTSGA from the coding sequence ATGAGTCAGTCGATCCCCAGCCAGTCCCGGCCCGCATCCGCCGACGCGGCCGGCAACCGCGACAAGGTCGCGCTTGCCATGTTCGTCGTGCTGCTCCTGTCCTATGTGGTGAACGCGATGGACCGGCAGCTGTTCTCGGTCCTCGCCACCGATGTCCGCCGGGCGCTCGACCTGTCGCTTCCCCAGGTCGGCCTCGCCTCCACCATCTTCACGCTCGGCATGGGCCTTGCCGGCATTCCGACCGGCTATCTCCTTCAGAAGATGTCGCGCCTCGGCGTGTCCATTCTCGGCCTGATCATCTTTTCGGTCGCGACCCTTCTGACCGCCTATGCGAGCGGTCTTGCCGACCTGCTCGTCTACCGCTTCGTCTCGGGGCTCGGCGAAGCGATGCAGCTCACCGCGATCCTCGCCATCGGCACGACCTATTTCGTCAACCATCGGGCGATGGCGGCAAGCTCGCTGAACTTCACCTTCGGCATCGGGGCCGTGGTCGGGCCCAATATCGGCGCGGCCATCCTCAACGCGACGCACTGGCAGATGCCGTTCATCGTCTTCGGCCTCGCCGGCATTCCCGTGCTGCTGCTGACCCTGCTCTTCGTGCGGCCCTGGTTCAGCGAGGCGCGTGCCGAGGAGGACCTGTCCGCCGCCGGCCGGGAGGAGGATGCCGCCGAGAGCCTCTGGGCGCCGCGCCCGGTCCTGCTCGCCGCGGCGACGGTGTTCGCGGGCCTCAGCATCTACGGCTATCTCGGGCTCTATCCGACCTATCTGCGCGAGGCCGTCGGCTTCTCGCCGCGCGAGGCGGCGCTCGCCGTCAGCTGCTATGGCTTCGGGGCGCTGTTCTCGCTGATCGGCGGCTGGTCCGGCGACCGGTTCGACTACCGCAAGCTGCTGGTGGCATCGCTCCTCGTCGCGGCGGCGTCGGGCGGGCTGCTGTTCACCGAACTGAGCCGCTCGCTGCCGCTCCACATGCTGCTCTCCTTCATCTTCGGCGTCACGATCAGCGGCATGGTCTATGCGAACCTCTCCGCCGGCATCATCAAGTCCGTGGTGCGCCGGAAGGCCGCACAGGCGTCCGGCCTGTTCGTCGCCGCGCTCTACATCCCCGCGGCCTTCGCGGGCTATATTCTGGGCTCGCTGAAGAACGTCGTCGGCTGGACGCCGGCCGGGGCCGGGCAGCTCGCCGGATGCGCCGTCATTGCCGCGCTGCTCTGCCTGATGACCGGCAGGCTTCGTTCCACGTCCGGAGCCTGA
- the kipR_3 gene encoding HTH-type transcriptional regulator KipR, whose translation MTSISGTQTISRAVGALRLVAARHGKAVRLADIAEALALPRPTVHRLLQALVEEGLLARDRSSRRYVLGSFSLELGLVSARSLTMHQQCRPALQQLAERTGDTSFLFVRSANDSVCIDRVQGTFPIQTPSVPLGARHPLGITAGGLALFAALDDADAEQVLADIDPLLHAYGRMTGDELLRLRRLARTTGHALIGNRAVPGVTGVGLPIFAPTGSAVAAVAVASTSERMTAARVSEILPDLRAAAEAITRLA comes from the coding sequence GTGACATCCATCTCGGGCACGCAGACCATTTCGCGCGCCGTCGGCGCCTTGCGCTTGGTCGCCGCGCGGCACGGCAAGGCGGTCCGCCTCGCCGACATTGCCGAGGCCCTCGCCCTGCCCCGCCCGACCGTCCACAGGCTGCTGCAGGCGCTGGTCGAAGAAGGCCTGCTCGCCCGCGACCGCAGCTCGCGCCGCTATGTGCTCGGCAGCTTTTCGCTCGAGCTCGGCCTCGTCTCGGCCCGGTCCCTGACCATGCACCAGCAATGCCGCCCGGCGCTCCAGCAACTCGCCGAGCGGACCGGCGACACATCCTTCCTGTTCGTGCGCAGCGCCAATGACAGCGTCTGCATCGATCGCGTCCAGGGCACCTTTCCGATCCAGACGCCGTCGGTTCCGCTCGGCGCCCGGCATCCCCTCGGCATCACCGCCGGCGGCCTCGCCCTGTTCGCCGCGCTCGATGACGCCGACGCCGAGCAGGTGCTCGCCGACATCGACCCGCTGCTCCATGCCTATGGCCGGATGACCGGCGACGAGCTCCTGCGGCTGCGGCGCCTTGCCCGAACGACCGGCCATGCGCTTATCGGCAACCGCGCAGTGCCCGGGGTCACCGGCGTCGGCCTGCCGATCTTCGCCCCGACGGGCAGCGCCGTCGCCGCGGTCGCCGTCGCCTCGACCAGCGAGCGCATGACGGCGGCGCGTGTCTCCGAAATCCTGCCCGACCTGCGGGCGGCAGCCGAAGCCATCACCCGCCTCGCCTGA
- a CDS encoding murein L,D-transpeptidase, translating into MPAAVAAAQGIKMRLRSAVLSCALMGLGFCAPLKAETAESFRLADWEVEAAIPRPPLDAAQPLTAADFGLAAFPPSPLLAEHMTQDPAVAGVPLADDEHPDAALAPTPVIPEPSAAELAAIPDDPPSLVENGQPDPAITVQRVARALQTALARPEGDRALQALAAFYAERRYEPLFVQDGVLSPRGRAALTRLGQAGDDGLDPAAYRFAMPEGARTAESVARLEVALARAVALYAAQASAGRTDPGKLSAYFDVRPPRIEPAQALAELAKTTDAVATTAALDAFNPPHEGFRRLRAKLIEMRGERREMSDSPLIRRNALRERDLVANLERWRWLPRDLGQAHIWVNSPSYQVEVVQNGRVIHHTRAVMGRAETQTPIFSDAMSHIVFNPYWHVPHSIVRRSMLSGAARNGGYFARRGIQVVQGGRVVDASTINWASANIGRYAFRQPPGAANALGKMKFMFPNRHAIYLHDTPSRQYFGQSYRALSNGCVRVQNPEALAEVLLNLGLPGETWSSTRIQGLYGPNERTVRFRQTVPIHLVYFTMTVDSTGSLVEYADIYGHNARVRAVLAGTRG; encoded by the coding sequence ATGCCTGCGGCCGTCGCCGCGGCCCAGGGGATCAAGATGCGGCTCCGGTCGGCAGTGCTTTCGTGCGCCCTGATGGGACTAGGGTTTTGCGCGCCCCTGAAGGCAGAAACCGCCGAAAGTTTCAGGCTCGCCGACTGGGAGGTGGAAGCTGCCATTCCGCGGCCGCCGCTCGATGCCGCTCAGCCGCTGACGGCCGCCGATTTCGGGCTCGCCGCCTTCCCGCCGTCGCCGCTGCTCGCCGAGCACATGACCCAGGACCCGGCGGTCGCGGGCGTGCCGCTCGCCGACGACGAACATCCCGACGCCGCCCTGGCGCCGACCCCGGTCATTCCCGAGCCGTCGGCGGCCGAGCTCGCGGCGATCCCCGACGATCCGCCGAGCCTCGTCGAGAACGGCCAGCCGGATCCCGCCATCACCGTCCAGCGCGTCGCACGCGCCCTGCAGACAGCGCTCGCGCGCCCCGAGGGGGACCGGGCACTGCAGGCGCTCGCCGCCTTCTACGCCGAGCGCCGCTACGAGCCGCTGTTCGTCCAGGACGGCGTCCTGTCGCCGCGCGGCCGGGCCGCCCTGACCAGGCTTGGCCAGGCCGGCGACGACGGCCTCGACCCGGCCGCCTACCGCTTCGCCATGCCGGAGGGCGCACGCACGGCCGAAAGCGTCGCGCGCCTCGAAGTCGCGCTCGCCCGCGCGGTCGCCCTCTATGCCGCCCAGGCCTCGGCCGGCCGGACCGATCCGGGGAAGCTCTCGGCCTATTTCGACGTGCGTCCGCCGCGGATCGAGCCGGCGCAGGCGCTGGCCGAGCTGGCCAAGACGACCGATGCGGTCGCGACCACCGCGGCGCTCGACGCGTTCAATCCGCCGCACGAGGGCTTCCGCCGGCTGCGCGCCAAGCTGATCGAGATGCGCGGCGAGCGGCGGGAGATGAGCGACTCGCCGCTGATCCGCCGCAACGCCCTGCGCGAGCGTGACCTGGTCGCCAATCTGGAGCGCTGGCGCTGGCTGCCGCGCGATCTCGGCCAGGCCCATATCTGGGTCAACAGCCCGTCCTACCAGGTGGAGGTGGTCCAGAACGGTCGCGTCATCCACCATACCCGCGCCGTGATGGGCCGGGCCGAAACCCAGACGCCGATCTTTTCGGATGCGATGAGCCACATCGTGTTCAATCCCTACTGGCACGTGCCGCATTCGATCGTCCGGCGCAGCATGCTGAGCGGCGCGGCGCGCAACGGCGGCTATTTCGCCCGGCGCGGCATCCAGGTGGTGCAGGGCGGCCGGGTGGTGGACGCGTCGACGATCAACTGGGCCTCCGCCAATATCGGCCGCTATGCCTTCCGCCAGCCGCCGGGCGCGGCCAATGCGCTGGGCAAGATGAAGTTCATGTTCCCGAATCGGCATGCCATCTATCTGCACGACACGCCGTCGCGGCAATATTTCGGGCAGAGCTACCGGGCGCTGTCGAACGGCTGCGTGCGCGTGCAGAATCCGGAAGCGCTCGCCGAGGTGCTGCTCAATCTCGGATTGCCGGGCGAGACCTGGTCCAGCACCCGGATTCAGGGACTTTATGGCCCAAATGAGCGTACCGTCCGCTTCAGGCAGACCGTGCCGATCCATCTGGTCTATTTCACGATGACGGTGGATAGCACCGGCTCGCTCGTTGAATATGCTGATATTTATGGCCACAATGCCCGCGTGCGAGCGGTCCTGGCCGGCACACGCGGCTGA
- a CDS encoding Polysaccharide deacetylase, producing the protein MSNERPGLTVRDRIPYDPIVGRRFKLPGKARVAVWTIVNVENWEPTGAMPRAVLSPPMGQPLLPDVPNWAWHEYGMRVGFWRFVDVLAARGLKASFAVNGSAIAAYPAACEAARAADWDFIGHGFVQGPMHRVADQAAAIRQTIDAIGAFTGKPVRGWESPGLTETDETIDLLAEAGIEYVADWVLDDQPVAIRTRAGEIVSVPYTVEINDVVLSAVQQQPSDAIFTRGRDQFDRLYQEGATVPRVMAISIHPYLTGVPHRIRYLEALYDHILAHDDVLMCTGAEILDIFRSQQDAGS; encoded by the coding sequence ATGAGCAATGAACGCCCCGGGCTGACCGTCCGGGACCGCATTCCCTACGACCCGATCGTCGGGCGCCGTTTCAAGCTGCCGGGCAAGGCGCGGGTTGCAGTCTGGACCATCGTCAATGTCGAGAACTGGGAGCCGACCGGGGCGATGCCCCGGGCAGTCCTGTCGCCGCCGATGGGGCAGCCGCTGCTGCCCGACGTTCCGAACTGGGCCTGGCACGAATACGGCATGCGCGTCGGCTTCTGGCGTTTCGTCGACGTGCTCGCTGCGCGCGGCCTGAAGGCCTCCTTCGCGGTCAACGGTTCGGCGATCGCGGCCTATCCGGCCGCCTGCGAAGCGGCCCGCGCGGCGGATTGGGACTTCATCGGCCACGGCTTCGTGCAGGGCCCGATGCACCGCGTGGCCGATCAGGCCGCGGCGATCCGCCAGACCATCGATGCGATCGGCGCCTTCACGGGCAAGCCGGTTCGCGGCTGGGAAAGCCCGGGCCTGACCGAGACCGACGAAACCATCGACCTGCTGGCCGAGGCCGGCATCGAATATGTCGCCGACTGGGTCCTGGACGATCAGCCGGTGGCGATCCGGACCCGCGCCGGCGAGATCGTCTCCGTGCCCTATACGGTCGAGATCAACGACGTCGTGCTCTCGGCCGTTCAGCAGCAGCCCTCGGACGCAATCTTCACCCGCGGCCGCGACCAGTTCGACCGCCTCTACCAGGAGGGCGCGACCGTCCCGCGCGTGATGGCGATCAGTATCCATCCCTATCTGACCGGCGTGCCGCACCGCATCCGCTATCTCGAGGCGCTCTACGACCACATCCTCGCCCATGACGACGTGCTCATGTGCACCGGCGCGGAGATCCTCGACATCTTCCGCAGCCAGCAGGATGCCGGATCGTGA
- the bdlA_2 gene encoding Biofilm dispersion protein BdlA codes for MAWGSLFSNTRETLRNATDRALAVIRLDGEGTVISANANFLGIVGYRENDVVGQNHRLFMAAEEAASAGYRQFWENLRAGQPEDGEFRRLARDGREVWLRASYHPILDRGGRMTGVIMIAADISADKRKARDEAGQIAAIHRSQAVIAFAMDGTVLEANDNFLDVMGYRRDEVVGQNHRMFVARDEASGPDYQAFWDALRRGEHQAAEYRRYGKDGREVWIRATYNPVIGGDGRPFKVVKFAVDVTAEKRLNADHQGQIAAIQRTQAVIAFTLDGRILEANENFLAATGYRLDEIVGQHHRIFVEPSYGQSEDYRRFWERLAAGTPVSAIYQRFGKNRQAIWLQATYNPILDAGGRPVKVVKYATDISRSMDARSRAVAAAEDTLGNVEAVAAAAEEMDASAGQIVSNMVRTKGAVDEIHARTNAADRSTAAMRRAAQSMDDVVQLIAKVAEQINLLALNATIESARAGEAGRGFAVVASEVKNLAGQAAAATARISSEIAGMQAMSDEVVAALSSISAAIGEVQGFVDEATKSVQEQSGATREITASMQTAAAGVADIGRNLDDWIIGMEERRFDARIRTSKAAVVHAAGGRTIAASLRNVSSGGAKLVVGDAEAVPDSFELEVVGEVGLKRCKVVRRGKGEVGLRFVA; via the coding sequence ATGGCATGGGGGTCCCTGTTTTCGAATACGCGCGAGACCTTGCGCAACGCCACCGACCGCGCGCTCGCGGTGATCCGGCTCGACGGCGAGGGTACGGTCATCAGTGCCAATGCCAACTTCCTGGGCATCGTGGGATACCGTGAGAACGATGTCGTGGGGCAGAACCATCGCCTGTTCATGGCGGCGGAGGAGGCGGCGAGCGCCGGCTATCGGCAATTCTGGGAGAACCTTCGTGCGGGCCAGCCGGAGGACGGCGAGTTCCGCCGGCTCGCCAGGGACGGGCGGGAGGTGTGGCTGCGGGCGAGCTACCATCCGATCCTCGACCGGGGCGGCCGCATGACGGGTGTGATCATGATCGCCGCCGACATCTCGGCCGACAAGAGGAAGGCCCGGGACGAGGCCGGCCAGATCGCCGCCATCCACCGTTCGCAGGCGGTCATCGCCTTCGCCATGGACGGCACGGTTCTCGAGGCCAATGACAATTTTCTCGACGTGATGGGCTATCGGCGCGACGAGGTCGTCGGCCAGAACCACCGCATGTTCGTCGCGCGCGACGAGGCGTCCGGTCCGGACTATCAGGCCTTCTGGGACGCGCTGCGTCGCGGCGAGCACCAGGCGGCCGAGTATCGGCGCTATGGCAAGGACGGGCGGGAAGTCTGGATCCGCGCCACCTACAATCCGGTGATCGGCGGCGACGGCCGGCCGTTCAAGGTCGTCAAGTTCGCCGTGGATGTGACGGCCGAGAAGCGGCTGAACGCTGATCATCAGGGCCAGATCGCCGCGATCCAACGGACGCAGGCGGTGATCGCCTTCACCCTCGACGGCCGGATCCTGGAGGCGAACGAGAATTTCCTCGCCGCGACGGGCTACCGGCTGGACGAGATCGTCGGCCAGCATCACCGCATCTTCGTCGAACCCAGCTACGGCCAGAGCGAGGACTATCGCCGGTTCTGGGAAAGGCTTGCGGCCGGCACGCCGGTTTCCGCGATCTATCAGCGGTTCGGCAAGAACCGCCAGGCGATCTGGCTGCAGGCCACCTACAATCCGATCCTCGATGCCGGCGGCCGGCCGGTGAAGGTGGTCAAATACGCGACCGACATCAGCCGGAGCATGGATGCCCGCAGCCGTGCGGTGGCGGCGGCCGAGGATACTCTCGGCAATGTCGAGGCGGTCGCCGCGGCCGCCGAGGAGATGGACGCCTCCGCCGGGCAGATCGTCTCGAACATGGTCCGAACCAAGGGCGCGGTCGACGAGATCCACGCGCGGACCAACGCGGCGGATCGGTCGACGGCCGCGATGCGCCGGGCTGCCCAGTCGATGGATGACGTCGTCCAACTGATCGCCAAGGTGGCCGAGCAGATCAACCTGCTGGCGCTCAATGCCACGATCGAATCGGCCCGCGCCGGCGAGGCCGGCCGCGGCTTTGCCGTCGTCGCCAGTGAGGTGAAGAATCTCGCCGGCCAGGCGGCGGCGGCGACCGCGCGCATCTCCAGCGAGATCGCCGGCATGCAGGCCATGTCCGACGAGGTCGTCGCGGCGCTGTCGTCGATCTCCGCCGCGATCGGCGAGGTGCAGGGCTTCGTTGACGAGGCGACCAAGTCGGTTCAGGAGCAGAGCGGCGCGACGCGCGAAATCACCGCCAGCATGCAGACCGCCGCAGCGGGCGTCGCCGATATCGGCCGCAATCTCGACGACTGGATCATCGGCATGGAGGAGCGGCGCTTCGACGCACGCATACGCACCTCCAAGGCCGCGGTCGTCCATGCGGCCGGGGGGCGCACCATCGCCGCCTCGCTGCGCAACGTGTCGAGCGGCGGTGCGAAGCTGGTGGTGGGTGACGCCGAGGCGGTGCCCGACTCGTTCGAGCTCGAAGTCGTCGGCGAGGTCGGCCTGAAGCGCTGCAAGGTGGTGCGGCGCGGCAAGGGAGAGGTCGGCCTGCGCTTCGTCGCCTGA
- the ansB gene encoding L-asparaginase precursor, whose translation MRLPRILLVSTGGTITMTGAAGGGIAPSLSGSDLVREIGALGTIAELDVVTFSTKPGASLTLDDLRALAALVDTRLAGDCAGAVVVQGTDTIEESAFVLDQLVGSDRPVVVTGAMRGAAAPGADGPANLVAAVTVAASPAMSGLGTMVVLNDGVHAARYVAKADTALPDAFASPVAGPLGRVAEGEVLILSRVARRPALALPADVPVAPVALVKVGLGDDDRLIAALAGLGYRGAVIEAMGAGHVPDHLAPAIGRLAAAMPVVLASRTGRGPVFTRTYGFAGSEIDLIGRGVMPGGLIGGLKARLLLQLLAMQGLAGAELARAFAERSGATGGDAGSAASPHHFSPSSQVHAATPRSGASGAVPRGKASLP comes from the coding sequence GTGAGGCTGCCGCGCATTCTCCTGGTGTCGACCGGCGGCACGATCACCATGACCGGTGCGGCGGGTGGCGGCATTGCGCCCTCGCTCAGCGGCAGCGATCTGGTGCGCGAGATCGGCGCGCTGGGCACGATCGCCGAGCTGGACGTCGTCACCTTTTCCACCAAGCCCGGCGCGTCGCTGACGCTCGACGACCTCCGCGCGCTCGCCGCGCTCGTCGACACCCGCCTTGCCGGGGACTGCGCCGGCGCCGTGGTCGTGCAGGGCACCGACACGATCGAGGAGAGCGCCTTCGTCCTCGACCAGCTGGTCGGCTCCGACAGGCCGGTCGTGGTGACCGGCGCGATGCGCGGCGCCGCGGCGCCGGGCGCCGACGGTCCGGCCAATCTCGTCGCCGCCGTCACGGTGGCGGCCTCTCCGGCGATGAGCGGCCTCGGCACGATGGTCGTGCTGAACGACGGCGTTCATGCCGCGCGCTATGTCGCCAAGGCCGATACCGCGCTGCCCGACGCCTTCGCCTCGCCGGTGGCCGGTCCGCTCGGCCGTGTCGCGGAAGGCGAGGTCCTGATCCTGTCGCGCGTGGCGCGGCGGCCGGCTCTGGCTCTGCCCGCCGACGTGCCGGTCGCGCCGGTCGCGCTCGTCAAGGTCGGACTTGGCGACGACGACAGGCTGATCGCGGCGCTCGCCGGGCTCGGCTATCGCGGCGCGGTCATCGAGGCGATGGGCGCCGGCCACGTGCCGGACCATCTCGCGCCGGCGATCGGCAGGCTCGCCGCGGCCATGCCCGTCGTGCTCGCAAGCCGCACCGGCCGTGGTCCGGTCTTCACCAGGACCTACGGCTTTGCGGGGTCCGAGATCGACCTGATCGGCCGCGGTGTCATGCCCGGCGGCCTGATCGGCGGCCTCAAGGCGCGGCTGCTGCTGCAGCTCCTGGCGATGCAGGGACTGGCAGGGGCGGAGCTTGCCCGCGCCTTTGCCGAACGATCGGGCGCCACCGGCGGCGATGCCGGTTCCGCCGCGTCGCCACACCATTTCTCACCATCCTCCCAAGTCCACGCCGCAACCCCTCGGTCGGGTGCGTCCGGCGCAGTCCCGCGCGGAAAGGCATCGTTGCCATGA
- the zraR_1 gene encoding Transcriptional regulatory protein ZraR: MTTILICDDDPVQRRLVEAIVRKAGYDVRITENGEQAMRVLAEEGDGIDLLVLDLVMPERDGMGVLAAMREQGIAKPVIVQTSQGGIDTVVNAMRAGATDFVVKPVGAERLSVSIKNALKTEALFAEVQRLKRKAEGTLGFKDIVTRSARMAPVLRMAEKAAGSMIPVMIEGESGVGKELLARAIAGSGERRAKPFVAVNCGAIPQNLVESILFGHEKGAFTGATDKHTGKFVEAHGGTLFLDEVGELPLETQVKLLRAIQEGEVDPVGAKRSVKVDIRIISATNRDLIRAVKEGRFREDLYYRLCVFPMTLPPLRERVEDIPDLVRHFLARIAAEEGKRVRGIQPAVFGLLQAYGWPGNVRQLENTVFRAVVLCDGDELSVADFPQIAAHVEGYEVVVPLAPPPPSAPEPASQMAAPAPPAMIVPGASIGLLDEAGHVRPMEVLETEALKFAIEHYRGQMSQVARRLGIGRSTLYRKLKDLGIEQGEAEAEGV; this comes from the coding sequence ATGACCACCATCCTCATCTGCGACGACGATCCCGTCCAACGCCGCCTGGTCGAAGCCATCGTGCGCAAGGCCGGCTATGACGTGCGCATCACCGAGAACGGCGAGCAGGCGATGCGCGTGCTCGCCGAAGAGGGCGACGGCATCGACCTCCTGGTGCTCGACCTCGTCATGCCCGAGCGCGACGGCATGGGCGTGCTCGCCGCCATGCGCGAGCAGGGCATTGCCAAGCCGGTCATCGTCCAGACCAGCCAGGGCGGCATCGACACGGTCGTCAATGCGATGCGGGCGGGCGCGACCGATTTCGTCGTCAAGCCGGTCGGCGCCGAGCGCCTGTCGGTGTCGATCAAGAACGCGCTGAAGACCGAGGCGCTGTTCGCCGAGGTGCAGCGCCTGAAGCGCAAGGCCGAGGGCACGCTCGGCTTCAAGGACATCGTGACCCGCTCGGCACGCATGGCGCCGGTGCTGCGCATGGCCGAAAAGGCCGCGGGCTCGATGATCCCGGTCATGATCGAAGGCGAAAGCGGCGTCGGCAAGGAGCTTCTGGCCCGGGCCATCGCCGGATCGGGCGAAAGGCGCGCCAAGCCCTTCGTCGCGGTCAATTGCGGCGCCATCCCGCAGAACCTCGTCGAATCCATCCTGTTCGGCCATGAGAAGGGCGCCTTCACGGGCGCCACCGACAAGCACACCGGCAAATTTGTCGAGGCCCATGGCGGTACGCTGTTCCTCGACGAGGTCGGCGAACTGCCGCTGGAAACCCAGGTCAAGCTTTTGCGCGCCATCCAGGAAGGGGAGGTCGACCCGGTCGGCGCCAAGCGCAGCGTCAAGGTCGATATCCGCATCATCTCGGCGACCAATCGCGACCTGATCCGGGCCGTGAAGGAGGGCCGCTTCCGCGAGGATCTCTACTATCGTCTCTGCGTCTTCCCGATGACCCTGCCGCCGCTGCGCGAGCGCGTCGAGGACATTCCCGATCTCGTCCGGCATTTCCTGGCACGGATCGCCGCCGAGGAGGGCAAGCGCGTGCGCGGCATCCAGCCGGCTGTCTTCGGCCTGCTGCAGGCCTATGGCTGGCCGGGCAATGTCAGGCAACTGGAGAATACCGTGTTCCGCGCCGTCGTGCTGTGCGACGGTGACGAATTGTCGGTCGCCGACTTCCCGCAGATCGCGGCTCATGTCGAAGGCTACGAGGTGGTGGTGCCGCTGGCCCCGCCGCCGCCTTCGGCGCCCGAGCCGGCGAGCCAGATGGCGGCGCCGGCGCCGCCCGCCATGATCGTGCCCGGCGCCTCGATCGGCCTCTTGGACGAGGCCGGCCATGTCCGGCCGATGGAGGTGCTGGAGACCGAGGCGCTGAAGTTCGCGATAGAACATTATCGCGGACAGATGTCGCAGGTCGCGCGCCGCCTCGGCATCGGGCGTTCCACGCTCTATCGCAAGTTGAAGGACCTCGGTATCGAGCAGGGCGAGGCCGAGGCGGAGGGAGTGTGA
- the mgtA gene encoding GDP-mannose-dependent alpha-mannosyltransferase translates to MRLAVATDAWSPQINGVVRSLQETAAALPQFGIAAHFVTAEGLPSLPLPTYPDIRLAIMAGSAVARRLDAIAPHAVHIATEGPIGHAVRRWCLTRRLPFTTSYHTRYPDYVRARAPIPEAWTYAWLRHFHGAAQRTMVPTETMRRELERWGFANLTLWARGVDTQLFRPRPGQRLDWPRPIMLSVGRLAVEKNLEAFLGLDVAGTKLVVGDGPQRAELERHFPDAVFLGARTGEALAEIYAGADVFVFTSRTDTYGNVMQEALASGVPVAAFPVPGPIDVVADPTIACLDEDLAKAIATALTLDRARCRAVAEERSWTAAARQFAEALVPFDMASCRAA, encoded by the coding sequence ATGCGCCTCGCGGTCGCAACCGACGCCTGGTCGCCTCAGATCAACGGCGTGGTGCGCTCGCTCCAAGAAACCGCGGCCGCCTTGCCGCAGTTCGGCATCGCCGCCCATTTCGTCACGGCCGAAGGCCTGCCAAGCCTGCCGCTGCCGACCTATCCGGACATCCGGCTGGCGATCATGGCCGGATCGGCCGTCGCCCGGCGGCTCGACGCGATCGCGCCCCATGCCGTCCACATCGCCACCGAAGGCCCGATCGGGCACGCGGTGCGACGCTGGTGCCTGACGCGCCGGCTGCCTTTCACCACCAGCTATCACACCCGCTATCCGGACTATGTCAGAGCCCGGGCGCCGATCCCGGAAGCCTGGACCTATGCCTGGCTCAGGCATTTCCACGGCGCGGCGCAGCGCACCATGGTGCCGACCGAAACCATGCGCCGGGAGCTCGAGCGCTGGGGGTTCGCCAATCTGACGCTCTGGGCGCGCGGCGTCGACACGCAGCTGTTCCGGCCGCGGCCGGGCCAGCGGCTCGACTGGCCACGGCCGATCATGCTGAGCGTCGGCCGCCTGGCGGTCGAGAAGAACCTCGAGGCCTTTCTCGGCCTCGACGTGGCCGGCACCAAGCTGGTGGTCGGCGACGGACCGCAGCGCGCCGAGCTCGAAAGGCATTTTCCCGACGCGGTGTTCCTTGGCGCGCGCACCGGCGAGGCGCTGGCCGAGATCTATGCCGGCGCGGACGTCTTCGTGTTCACGAGCCGCACCGACACCTATGGCAACGTCATGCAGGAGGCGCTCGCGAGCGGCGTGCCGGTCGCGGCCTTTCCGGTGCCCGGGCCGATCGACGTGGTGGCCGATCCGACGATCGCCTGCCTCGACGAGGATCTGGCCAAGGCGATCGCCACCGCGCTGACGCTCGACCGGGCGCGCTGCCGGGCCGTCGCGGAAGAGCGGTCCTGGACCGCCGCCGCCCGCCAGTTCGCCGAGGCGCTCGTCCCTTTCGACATGGCGTCCTGCCGCGCGGCCTGA